Proteins from one Pleurocapsa minor HA4230-MV1 genomic window:
- a CDS encoding ABC transporter substrate-binding protein: MSKLSRRKFIFSAGVTAAGTLLVHGCTSSNETAESSSTPQPTAQPVANLSPEETPEVTTAKLGFIALTDAAPLVIASEKGLFAKYGMTEVEVLKQASWPVTRDNIELGSAGDGIDGAHILSPMPYLMTLGTITKQPVPMYILARLNTNGQAISVSEDYLETKVGIDSSKMKDVFAKAKAEDKELNAAITFPGGTHDLWMRYWLAAGGVNPENDISVIPVPPPQMVANMKIGAMETFCVGEPWNAQLVNQEQGYTALVTGEIWKNHPEKAFALRADWVDKNPKAAKALTKAVLEAQQWCDKPENLQEMCEIVSQDKWFKVPTEDIIGRLQGQIDYGDGRTVNNPDISMKFWKDNASYPYKSHDLWFLTEDIRWGYIPADTDTKALVNKVNRSDIWKEAAKAIKVADAQIPKTDSRGVETFFDGVKFDPENPQAYLNSLKIKKA; the protein is encoded by the coding sequence ATGTCCAAACTGTCTCGTCGCAAGTTCATTTTCTCAGCAGGTGTTACTGCTGCTGGCACTTTATTGGTACATGGTTGCACTTCTTCTAATGAAACTGCCGAATCAAGTTCTACTCCCCAACCAACAGCCCAACCAGTAGCAAATCTTAGCCCTGAAGAAACTCCAGAAGTCACGACTGCAAAACTAGGATTTATTGCCCTTACTGATGCAGCCCCTTTAGTAATTGCTTCAGAAAAAGGATTATTTGCTAAATACGGGATGACCGAAGTAGAAGTTCTCAAGCAGGCTTCTTGGCCAGTAACTAGAGATAATATTGAACTGGGTTCGGCTGGAGATGGAATTGATGGTGCGCATATTCTCAGCCCCATGCCTTATCTAATGACTTTGGGAACGATTACTAAACAGCCTGTACCCATGTATATCTTGGCGAGATTAAATACTAATGGTCAAGCAATCTCTGTCAGTGAAGACTATCTAGAGACGAAAGTTGGCATAGATAGTAGCAAAATGAAAGATGTGTTTGCCAAAGCTAAAGCTGAAGATAAAGAACTTAATGCAGCTATTACCTTTCCAGGTGGAACTCACGATTTATGGATGCGTTATTGGTTAGCTGCTGGTGGTGTAAATCCTGAAAACGATATTTCTGTAATTCCCGTACCGCCTCCACAAATGGTTGCCAATATGAAAATTGGGGCGATGGAAACTTTTTGTGTGGGAGAGCCTTGGAATGCTCAATTAGTCAACCAAGAACAAGGCTACACTGCTCTAGTCACTGGAGAAATTTGGAAAAACCATCCAGAAAAAGCTTTTGCTCTGCGGGCTGATTGGGTAGATAAAAATCCCAAAGCTGCTAAAGCTTTAACCAAAGCTGTCTTAGAAGCACAACAATGGTGTGATAAACCAGAAAATCTACAGGAAATGTGTGAGATTGTTTCTCAAGATAAATGGTTCAAAGTACCAACCGAAGATATTATCGGCAGACTTCAAGGACAAATCGATTATGGTGACGGGCGTACAGTTAACAATCCCGATATCTCGATGAAATTCTGGAAAGATAATGCTTCTTATCCTTACAAGAGTCACGATTTATGGTTTTTAACCGAAGATATTCGTTGGGGTTATATTCCTGCTGATACAGATACCAAGGCTTTAGTTAATAAAGTCAATCGTTCTGATATTTGGAAAGAAGCTGCTAAAGCAATTAAAGTAGCCGATGCGCAAATTCCCAAGACTGATTCTCGTGGTGTAGAGACTTTCTTTGATGGAGTTAAGTTCGATCCTGAAAATCCCCAGGCTTATTTAAACAGTTTGAAAATCAAAAAAGCCTAA
- the ntrB gene encoding nitrate ABC transporter permease, with protein MTANLDNSLKKPNFFVSLIKQPPRKILAPICALLFILTLWQVLCSGEDANLPSPIKTFQDTAELIFDPFFDNGGTDKGLFWQILASLQRVAIGYSLAAIVGIGLGILIGSNSFMYDAVDPIFQILRTVPPLAWLPIALAAFEEANPSAIFVIFITAIWPIIINTTVGVQQIPQDYKNVAKVLHLSGTKYFWEIMFPAAVPYIFSGLRIGIGLSWLAIVAAEMLVGGVGIGFFIWDSYNSSQLSEIIVALIYVGVVGLILDRLVAWIASVVVPSEEQQ; from the coding sequence ATGACAGCTAATCTTGATAATTCCCTGAAAAAGCCAAATTTCTTTGTTTCTCTGATTAAACAACCCCCCAGAAAAATATTAGCTCCCATTTGTGCGTTGCTCTTTATTTTGACCCTGTGGCAGGTTTTATGTAGTGGTGAAGATGCCAATTTACCCAGTCCGATCAAAACTTTTCAAGATACTGCCGAGCTAATATTCGATCCTTTTTTTGATAACGGTGGTACAGATAAAGGTCTGTTTTGGCAGATTCTGGCTAGCTTACAGAGGGTGGCAATTGGATATAGTTTGGCAGCAATTGTCGGCATTGGCTTGGGAATTTTAATTGGTTCTAATTCTTTTATGTACGATGCGGTAGATCCTATCTTTCAAATCTTGCGTACTGTACCGCCTTTAGCTTGGTTGCCGATCGCTCTAGCTGCTTTTGAAGAAGCTAACCCCTCAGCGATTTTTGTAATTTTCATTACAGCAATTTGGCCGATTATTATCAATACTACGGTAGGAGTGCAGCAAATCCCCCAAGATTATAAGAATGTTGCCAAAGTGTTGCATTTATCGGGAACTAAATACTTTTGGGAAATCATGTTCCCTGCTGCTGTTCCTTACATTTTTTCAGGTTTGAGAATTGGTATTGGTCTTTCTTGGTTGGCGATCGTCGCTGCCGAAATGCTGGTTGGTGGTGTCGGCATTGGATTCTTTATCTGGGACTCCTATAACAGTTCTCAGCTAAGTGAGATTATCGTGGCTTTGATTTACGTTGGTGTGGTCGGTTTGATCCTGGATCGCCTTGTTGCTTGGATTGCTTCAGTAGTAGTTCCCTCGGAAGAACAACAGTAA